The following coding sequences are from one Streptomyces sp. NBC_01294 window:
- a CDS encoding FG-GAP repeat protein — protein sequence MSTATAAAGCSGAESDFNGDGIRDTAIADPEATANGVSKAGVVHIVYGGGKGVLELTQETAKSGGSEAGDLFGYSMAVYDADLDGCSDLAIGTPYEDVGTGAGIDAGRIVVVHGSPTGLAAGKASVEYVQGAGLISAIGSESYDWTGYSLAAGKTSAGVPFLVAGVPGEDVGTTVDAGAFLYISGSTTMTAAFVSQDTATAGAVPDAKEEYDRFGASLTATENHLVVGSPGEAQGTIPDAGSVTIFSHVLTSGSPKPLGVINQDSPNVYGGCENGDVFGTSIAAVPYRAAGATSTTESLLAVGVPGEDLDTTVDAGAVQVFKLDAAGAYTELNWIHQNVANVGGESESGDRFGQRVAAFNTEPNATSTAANVRLAVGVPGEDSVSGLADRGMVHMFGMLGPPGDSDKLLEPGSEIKTPSAERLYAGMSIGGGSAGLYVGMPYGPAEGRAVYLFPWTISGSDGAPIETFKPGQGGLPADANTFGTVVR from the coding sequence GTGAGCACGGCCACCGCGGCCGCGGGCTGCTCCGGGGCCGAATCGGACTTCAACGGGGACGGCATCCGGGACACCGCGATCGCGGACCCCGAGGCCACCGCCAATGGCGTCTCCAAGGCCGGGGTCGTGCACATCGTGTACGGCGGCGGCAAGGGAGTCCTGGAACTGACCCAGGAAACCGCCAAGTCCGGGGGGTCCGAGGCGGGTGACCTCTTCGGCTACTCGATGGCCGTGTACGACGCCGACCTCGACGGCTGCAGCGACCTCGCCATCGGAACGCCCTACGAGGACGTCGGCACCGGCGCGGGCATCGACGCCGGCCGGATCGTCGTCGTCCACGGCTCGCCCACCGGCCTGGCCGCCGGCAAGGCGAGCGTCGAGTACGTCCAGGGCGCAGGCCTGATCTCCGCCATCGGCTCCGAGTCGTACGACTGGACGGGCTACTCCCTCGCCGCGGGCAAGACCTCGGCCGGTGTGCCGTTCCTCGTCGCCGGCGTGCCTGGCGAGGACGTCGGCACCACGGTGGACGCGGGCGCCTTCCTCTACATCTCCGGCTCGACCACGATGACGGCCGCCTTCGTCAGCCAGGACACGGCCACCGCGGGAGCGGTGCCCGACGCCAAGGAGGAGTACGACCGCTTCGGCGCGTCCCTCACGGCCACGGAGAACCACCTCGTGGTCGGCTCCCCGGGAGAGGCACAGGGCACCATCCCCGACGCGGGTTCGGTGACGATCTTCAGCCACGTCCTGACCTCGGGCTCGCCCAAGCCGCTGGGCGTGATCAACCAGGACAGTCCGAACGTGTACGGGGGCTGCGAGAACGGCGACGTCTTCGGCACGTCGATCGCGGCGGTCCCCTACCGCGCGGCCGGGGCCACCAGCACCACCGAGTCGCTCCTCGCCGTGGGTGTCCCGGGCGAGGACCTGGACACCACCGTCGACGCGGGCGCCGTCCAGGTGTTCAAGCTCGACGCGGCCGGTGCCTACACCGAGCTCAACTGGATCCACCAGAACGTGGCCAATGTCGGCGGTGAGTCCGAGTCGGGCGACCGCTTCGGCCAGCGCGTCGCGGCTTTCAACACCGAGCCGAACGCCACGAGCACGGCGGCCAACGTCCGCCTTGCCGTGGGCGTTCCGGGCGAGGACTCGGTCAGCGGTCTCGCCGACCGGGGCATGGTGCACATGTTCGGGATGCTCGGGCCGCCCGGTGACTCGGACAAGCTCCTGGAGCCCGGCTCCGAGATCAAGACCCCGTCGGCCGAGCGCCTGTACGCGGGGATGAGCATCGGCGGCGGTTCCGCCGGTCTGTACGTCGGCATGCCGTACGGCCCGGCCGAGGGGCGCGCGGTCTACCTGTTCCCGTGGACGATCAGCGGCTCGGACGGCGCGCCCATCGAGACGTTCAAGCCCGGCCAGGGCGGTCTGCCCGCCGACGCCAACACCTTCGGAACGGTGGTCCGATGA
- a CDS encoding LamG domain-containing protein, with product MMTTQPRGLRRTVLRRASLAAVTAGALVATTLGLDLWTGADKPATGPEPVAVGTPVQTEVEARVAARKSGKQVEVLGLRTEQREIFAAPDGSYTAREYTEPVHAVKNGKWVGIDKTLVKRADGSVVPKATTVGLAFSDGAAGKPFVTMTRNTHEMALTWPYGKLPAPVLDGDTATYPDALPGVDLKVRAEANGFGHLLVVKTPQAAADPRLTRLDLGLKAKGLTYKKDANGAVTAEDSTVGGTVFQSGAPSMWDSAASQEAAARTKGPKAVAQSLSAARADAPTGPAAAAELAPALEGPGGGGKAAALGIEVSKDKLTLVPDQKLLRDGATVFPVVIDPIQKTADRSGWTGVMSGKPTVGEWQYSGSAGVGKCPTDYSAASCAGVGTRRVAFQIPLSFYSGKQILGATFSARVQHVYWADARAEPIQLQRIGGSSAHIDSGSNWNNTQNVTLTTLETLNEKIQPTSCTSQANMHFKSGASGGLTNSVRTAANEGWPSMLFNLKAQNEGSFGGWKRVCGNAYLSISYNTLPGLINTTSMSSNPGGACVTGTGRPYSDVPPTLRAIANDADAGEQVKVRFKLEWKDAAGAAKSYEEDTNYKAPTSSTPFEHTARTTIPENTAISWSVAAHDGDGWGPWSGKCEFMYDKTFPGKPNVFSTQYPATNVYHDGVGAPGTFTFSPNPNDTVPDTDIVKYRYTFAGETAKEVANTTAGGPASVTWTPTRSGPHWVEVVAVDKAGHPSAIARHSFYVAAGAAAAAQWNLADEAGGNAADEEQGKYPAGFGPGVTFGVPGPGGTIDRAARFDGTAGSWVDAGSTVLDTLKGFSVSAWVRPTDLSRDMTVISQDGTGEPGFVLGYDAMAKTWKFSVPVDDVDTLGEWKAVSTGVTPVKDQWVLLTGIYDGTAGKIQLYVDKDLKGETVRRSTWKSYGALQIGRHIDKAGYEDAFVGDLAEVRVFSRPLLPAQITDIKTVRPERKGYWQLNTAQSGTSPEAGNGQGLTMAGNAAIYVPNPDPLADPPPVDAMVGTGHMLLDGNGDYASTAAAPVTGATSFTLSARVQISSQDATASQTVFSLPGTNANRVQVRYQGATKRWELAVATTDTAGASVTAFSENQVLPDTNPAGQHLAVVYDAFAGQIRLYVNGQLAAAQGVDNTTWAATGGLQVGRSARGNAEYFAGAIDEVRAYNGALDPISVVQLASTIELAQS from the coding sequence ATGATGACGACCCAGCCCAGGGGACTGCGCCGTACCGTGCTGCGCCGTGCCTCGCTCGCGGCCGTCACCGCCGGAGCCCTCGTCGCCACCACCCTCGGCCTGGACCTGTGGACCGGCGCCGACAAGCCGGCCACCGGCCCGGAGCCCGTCGCCGTCGGCACCCCGGTGCAGACGGAGGTCGAGGCGCGGGTCGCCGCCCGCAAGAGCGGCAAGCAGGTCGAGGTCCTCGGCCTGCGCACCGAGCAGCGGGAGATCTTCGCCGCACCGGACGGCTCGTACACGGCCCGCGAGTACACCGAACCGGTGCACGCCGTGAAGAACGGCAAGTGGGTCGGCATCGACAAGACGCTGGTCAAGCGCGCGGACGGCAGTGTCGTCCCGAAGGCGACCACCGTCGGTCTGGCCTTCTCCGACGGCGCGGCCGGCAAGCCGTTCGTCACGATGACCCGCAACACCCATGAGATGGCGCTGACCTGGCCCTACGGCAAGCTCCCCGCGCCCGTGCTCGACGGCGACACCGCCACGTACCCGGACGCGCTGCCGGGCGTCGACCTCAAGGTGCGCGCCGAGGCCAACGGCTTCGGCCACCTGCTGGTCGTCAAGACCCCGCAGGCTGCCGCCGACCCGCGCCTGACGCGCCTGGACCTCGGCCTCAAGGCCAAGGGCCTGACGTACAAGAAGGACGCGAACGGCGCCGTCACCGCCGAGGACAGCACGGTCGGCGGCACGGTCTTCCAGTCCGGTGCCCCGTCCATGTGGGACTCGGCCGCCTCCCAGGAGGCCGCCGCCCGCACCAAGGGCCCCAAGGCCGTAGCCCAGTCGCTGTCCGCGGCCCGCGCCGACGCCCCCACCGGGCCGGCCGCCGCCGCGGAGCTGGCTCCGGCCCTCGAAGGCCCGGGCGGCGGCGGCAAGGCCGCGGCCCTCGGCATCGAGGTGTCCAAGGACAAGCTGACCCTGGTCCCCGACCAGAAGCTGCTGCGTGACGGCGCGACGGTCTTCCCCGTGGTCATCGACCCGATCCAGAAGACGGCCGACCGCTCGGGCTGGACCGGCGTCATGTCGGGCAAGCCCACGGTGGGCGAGTGGCAGTACTCCGGCAGCGCGGGCGTGGGCAAGTGCCCGACGGACTACAGCGCCGCCTCCTGCGCCGGTGTCGGCACGCGCCGTGTGGCCTTCCAGATCCCGCTGTCCTTCTACAGCGGCAAGCAGATCCTCGGCGCCACTTTCAGCGCGCGCGTCCAGCACGTGTACTGGGCCGACGCCCGGGCCGAACCCATCCAGCTCCAGCGGATCGGCGGCAGCAGCGCCCACATCGACAGCGGCAGCAACTGGAACAACACCCAGAACGTGACGCTGACGACGCTGGAGACGCTCAACGAGAAGATCCAGCCGACGAGCTGCACGTCCCAGGCCAACATGCACTTCAAGTCCGGTGCCTCCGGCGGCCTGACCAACAGCGTGCGCACCGCGGCCAACGAGGGCTGGCCCTCGATGCTCTTCAACCTCAAGGCCCAGAACGAGGGCAGCTTCGGCGGCTGGAAGCGGGTCTGCGGCAACGCTTACCTGAGCATCAGCTACAACACGCTGCCGGGCCTGATCAACACCACCTCCATGTCGTCCAACCCCGGTGGCGCCTGCGTCACGGGTACCGGCCGGCCCTACAGCGACGTGCCGCCGACGCTGCGCGCCATAGCGAACGACGCCGACGCGGGCGAGCAGGTCAAGGTCCGCTTCAAGCTGGAGTGGAAGGACGCGGCGGGCGCCGCCAAGTCCTACGAGGAGGACACGAACTACAAGGCGCCGACCAGCTCCACCCCCTTCGAGCACACCGCCCGCACGACGATTCCCGAGAACACGGCCATCTCCTGGAGCGTCGCCGCCCATGACGGCGACGGATGGGGGCCGTGGAGCGGCAAGTGCGAGTTCATGTACGACAAGACGTTCCCGGGCAAGCCGAACGTCTTCAGCACCCAGTACCCGGCCACCAACGTCTACCACGACGGTGTCGGGGCTCCCGGCACGTTCACCTTCTCGCCCAACCCGAACGACACCGTGCCCGACACGGACATCGTCAAGTACCGCTACACCTTCGCCGGTGAGACCGCCAAGGAGGTCGCCAACACCACGGCGGGCGGCCCGGCCTCGGTGACCTGGACGCCCACCCGCTCCGGTCCGCACTGGGTCGAAGTCGTCGCGGTCGACAAGGCGGGGCACCCGAGTGCCATCGCCCGTCACTCCTTCTACGTCGCCGCAGGCGCAGCCGCGGCCGCGCAGTGGAACCTCGCCGACGAGGCGGGCGGCAACGCCGCCGACGAGGAGCAGGGCAAGTACCCGGCCGGCTTCGGCCCGGGTGTCACCTTCGGTGTCCCCGGCCCGGGCGGCACCATCGACCGCGCGGCCCGCTTCGACGGCACCGCCGGCAGCTGGGTCGACGCGGGCAGCACGGTGCTGGACACCCTCAAGGGCTTCAGCGTCAGCGCCTGGGTCCGGCCCACGGACCTGAGCCGCGACATGACGGTCATCAGCCAGGACGGCACCGGCGAGCCGGGCTTCGTCCTCGGCTACGACGCCATGGCCAAGACCTGGAAGTTCTCCGTCCCGGTCGACGACGTCGACACCCTCGGTGAATGGAAGGCCGTGTCCACCGGCGTCACCCCGGTCAAGGACCAGTGGGTGCTGCTGACCGGTATCTACGACGGCACCGCGGGCAAGATCCAGCTGTACGTCGACAAGGACCTCAAGGGCGAGACGGTCCGCCGTTCCACCTGGAAGTCCTACGGCGCACTGCAGATCGGCCGCCACATCGACAAGGCGGGCTACGAGGACGCCTTCGTCGGCGACCTCGCCGAGGTCCGGGTCTTCAGCCGGCCGCTCCTGCCCGCCCAGATCACCGACATCAAGACGGTCAGGCCGGAGCGCAAGGGCTACTGGCAGCTCAACACGGCCCAGTCCGGAACCTCCCCCGAGGCGGGCAACGGCCAGGGCCTGACGATGGCCGGCAACGCGGCCATCTACGTCCCGAACCCCGACCCGCTGGCCGATCCGCCGCCGGTCGACGCCATGGTCGGAACCGGCCACATGCTCCTCGACGGCAACGGGGACTACGCCTCGACGGCGGCCGCCCCGGTCACCGGAGCCACGAGCTTCACGCTCTCGGCGCGCGTCCAGATCTCCTCGCAGGACGCCACGGCCTCGCAGACGGTGTTCTCGCTGCCCGGTACGAACGCCAACCGGGTCCAGGTCCGCTACCAGGGCGCCACCAAGCGCTGGGAGCTGGCCGTGGCCACGACCGACACGGCCGGAGCCTCGGTGACGGCCTTCTCCGAGAACCAGGTCCTGCCGGACACCAACCCCGCCGGCCAGCACCTGGCCGTCGTCTACGACGCGTTCGCCGGTCAGATCCGCCTGTACGTCAACGGCCAGCTGGCCGCGGCGCAGGGCGTGGACAACACGACCTGGGCCGCCACCGGCGGGCTCCAGGTAGGCCGTTCGGCCCGCGGCAACGCCGAGTACTTCGCCGGAGCCATCGACGAGGTCCGCGCCTACAACGGCGCCCTCGACCCGATCTCCGTCGTCCAGCTCGCCAGCACGATCGAGCTGGCCCAGAGCTAG
- a CDS encoding Rne/Rng family ribonuclease, whose product MPNNENDTTTAGSADNGSPSDNLPPRRRRRAASRPAGPPGGVAETAPVAEAAAAPAEEAAPAAAPARTRRRATRAVAAPETPAAEAVAAPAVAEAPAAAPVAEEPAAPAPRTRRRATRAVAAPEAPVAEAAPVVEAAPVVEEEAPAAPAPRARRRATRAVAAPAAEAAAVVEAPAAEAAPVVEEEAPAAPAPRARRRATRAVAAPGAEAAAVVEAPAAPAAEPVAEAAPVVEEEAPAAPAPRARRRATRAVAAPGAEAAAVVEAPAAEAEAVAEEAPKAARSFTVADALDSPKRGGRRRATRSTGSAAAAPQPAAQPAAETEAPVAPARARRAARPAVAVFQAPVFAEPMFQTPETAAMAAAAARAAAPAEEVEEEETEAEVEAVQTPAPQPAGRRRRRGRGAAESAPVSLPEVLAEEEPEAEAEAAEFEDESAEFEEGDESGERPSRRRRRGGRRRRRGEAADLDESAEDETEAEAEAEAESAEEADEEEDEDSEEALGSSSSRRRRRRRRRSGETAAEAAEAADEDGVRTVVKVREPRPAREKAEPSDEVQSIKGSTRLEAKKQRRREGREQGRRRVPIITEAEFLARREAVERVMVVRQAGERTQIGVLEDNVLVEHYVNKEEATSYVGNVYLGKVQNVLPSMEAAFIDIGKGRNAVLYAGEVNFEALGMANGPRRIESALKSGQSVLVQVTKDPIGHKGARLTSQVSLPGRYLVYVPEGSMTGISRKLPDTERARLKTILKKIVPEDAGVIVRTAAEGASEDELRRDVERLQAQWEDIQKKSKQISTSSPSLLYGEPDMTVRVVRDIFNEDFSKVIVSGDGAWETIHGYVNHVAPDLSDRLSRWTSEVDVFATYRIDEQLAKALDRKVWLPSGGSLVIDKTEAMIVIDVNTGKFTGQGGNLEETVTRNNLEAAEEIVRQLRLRDLGGIVVIDFIDMVLESNRDLVLRRMLECLGRDRTKHQVAEVTSLGLVQMTRKRVGQGLLESFSETCVHCNGRGVIVHMETPTAIGGGGNGKRSKRRGGRGEFDQHDHEVETVETEGFESEAEVAAEAAAPRALPEPEFVADEELYSSPAEAEAAAGISGRRNRRRATRKATAPAGAPRGAVTPEQAPAPVAEVVAEPVTEPADTVLEPAAEVVAEVVEAVEVVETAPAAPVEEAAPKGRTRRRATRKATAPAGAPAPAAEVAPEPVVVPEPEPVVEPEPVVEPEPVAVVEEAPVAEAAPARPRRRATRKATAPAGSPAGAAEAAVVVVEAPVTEPATPAEEAAPAEETVEAAPAKKAARKAPAKKATTAKKAPAKKAAAAKKTVAKKAATTKKTAAKRTTKKTAAAEQQTPPSVSAPTEG is encoded by the coding sequence ATGCCCAACAACGAAAACGACACCACCACCGCAGGTAGCGCCGACAACGGCAGCCCCAGCGACAACCTGCCCCCGCGCAGGCGTCGCCGCGCCGCTTCCCGGCCCGCCGGCCCGCCCGGCGGCGTCGCGGAGACGGCCCCGGTGGCCGAGGCCGCCGCCGCACCCGCCGAGGAGGCCGCTCCGGCCGCCGCCCCCGCTCGTACCCGCCGCCGCGCGACCCGCGCCGTGGCCGCTCCCGAGACTCCGGCCGCCGAGGCCGTTGCCGCTCCGGCCGTGGCCGAGGCTCCGGCCGCCGCCCCGGTCGCCGAGGAGCCCGCCGCTCCCGCGCCGCGTACCCGTCGCCGGGCCACTCGCGCCGTCGCCGCCCCGGAGGCCCCTGTCGCCGAGGCCGCGCCCGTGGTCGAGGCCGCGCCCGTGGTCGAGGAGGAGGCTCCGGCCGCTCCCGCGCCGCGTGCCCGTCGTCGTGCCACCCGTGCCGTCGCCGCCCCGGCTGCCGAGGCCGCCGCTGTCGTCGAGGCTCCGGCCGCCGAGGCCGCGCCCGTGGTCGAGGAGGAGGCTCCGGCCGCCCCGGCTCCGCGTGCCCGTCGCCGTGCCACTCGCGCCGTCGCCGCTCCGGGCGCCGAGGCTGCCGCTGTCGTCGAGGCCCCGGCCGCTCCGGCCGCCGAGCCCGTCGCCGAGGCCGCGCCCGTGGTCGAGGAGGAGGCTCCGGCCGCTCCCGCTCCGCGTGCCCGTCGCCGTGCCACTCGCGCCGTCGCCGCTCCGGGCGCCGAGGCTGCCGCAGTCGTAGAGGCCCCGGCCGCCGAGGCCGAAGCCGTGGCCGAGGAGGCTCCCAAGGCCGCCCGTTCCTTCACCGTGGCCGACGCCCTGGACTCGCCGAAGCGCGGCGGCCGCCGCCGCGCCACCCGCTCCACCGGTTCGGCCGCCGCCGCCCCGCAGCCGGCCGCGCAGCCCGCCGCGGAGACCGAGGCGCCCGTCGCCCCGGCCCGCGCCCGCCGCGCCGCGCGTCCCGCCGTGGCCGTCTTCCAGGCCCCGGTGTTCGCCGAGCCGATGTTCCAGACCCCCGAGACCGCGGCCATGGCCGCCGCGGCCGCACGCGCCGCCGCCCCGGCCGAAGAGGTCGAGGAGGAGGAGACGGAGGCAGAGGTCGAGGCAGTTCAGACGCCCGCCCCGCAGCCCGCGGGCCGCCGCCGTCGCCGTGGGCGCGGCGCAGCCGAGTCCGCGCCGGTCTCCCTCCCCGAGGTGCTCGCGGAGGAGGAGCCGGAGGCAGAGGCCGAGGCCGCCGAGTTCGAGGACGAGTCCGCGGAGTTCGAGGAGGGCGACGAGTCGGGCGAGCGCCCGTCGCGCCGTCGCCGCCGCGGTGGCCGTCGCCGCCGCCGTGGTGAGGCCGCCGACCTCGACGAGTCCGCCGAGGACGAGACGGAGGCCGAGGCCGAGGCCGAGGCCGAGTCCGCCGAGGAGGCGGACGAGGAAGAGGACGAGGACTCCGAGGAGGCCCTCGGTTCCAGCTCCAGCCGCCGTCGCCGCCGTCGCCGTCGCCGCAGTGGCGAAACCGCCGCCGAGGCCGCCGAGGCCGCTGACGAGGACGGCGTGCGCACCGTCGTCAAGGTCCGCGAGCCGCGCCCGGCCCGTGAGAAGGCCGAGCCGTCCGACGAGGTCCAGTCCATCAAGGGCTCGACCCGCCTGGAGGCGAAGAAGCAGCGCCGCCGCGAGGGCCGCGAGCAGGGCCGCCGCCGCGTCCCGATCATCACGGAGGCCGAGTTCCTGGCCCGCCGTGAGGCCGTCGAGCGCGTGATGGTCGTCCGCCAGGCCGGCGAGCGCACCCAGATCGGCGTCCTCGAGGACAACGTGCTCGTCGAGCACTACGTCAACAAGGAAGAGGCCACCTCGTACGTCGGCAACGTCTACCTGGGCAAGGTCCAGAACGTGCTGCCGTCGATGGAGGCCGCGTTCATCGACATCGGCAAGGGCCGCAACGCGGTCCTGTACGCCGGTGAGGTCAACTTCGAGGCGCTCGGCATGGCCAACGGGCCGCGCCGCATCGAGTCCGCCCTCAAGTCCGGCCAGTCGGTCCTGGTGCAGGTCACCAAGGACCCGATCGGCCACAAGGGCGCCCGCCTGACCAGCCAGGTCTCGCTGCCGGGCCGCTACCTGGTCTACGTGCCCGAGGGCTCGATGACCGGCATCAGCCGCAAGCTGCCCGACACCGAGCGCGCGCGCCTGAAGACCATCCTCAAGAAGATCGTCCCCGAGGACGCGGGCGTCATCGTGCGCACCGCCGCCGAGGGCGCGAGCGAGGACGAGCTGCGCCGCGACGTCGAGCGTCTGCAGGCCCAGTGGGAGGACATCCAGAAGAAGTCGAAGCAGATCTCGACCTCTTCGCCGAGCCTCCTGTACGGCGAGCCGGACATGACCGTCCGCGTCGTGCGCGACATCTTCAACGAGGACTTCTCGAAGGTCATCGTCAGCGGTGACGGCGCCTGGGAGACCATCCACGGCTACGTGAACCACGTGGCCCCGGACCTGTCCGACCGGTTGTCCCGCTGGACCTCCGAGGTCGACGTCTTCGCGACGTACCGGATCGACGAGCAGCTCGCCAAGGCGCTCGACCGCAAGGTGTGGCTGCCCTCGGGCGGCTCGCTTGTGATCGACAAGACCGAGGCGATGATCGTCATCGACGTCAACACCGGCAAGTTCACCGGTCAGGGCGGCAACCTCGAGGAGACCGTCACCAGGAACAACCTGGAGGCGGCCGAGGAGATCGTGCGCCAGCTGCGGCTGCGCGACCTGGGCGGCATCGTCGTCATCGACTTCATCGACATGGTCCTGGAGTCCAACCGCGACCTGGTCCTGCGGCGCATGCTGGAGTGCCTGGGCCGCGACCGTACGAAGCACCAGGTGGCCGAGGTCACCTCGCTGGGCCTGGTCCAGATGACCCGCAAGCGGGTGGGCCAGGGTCTGCTGGAGTCCTTCTCCGAGACCTGCGTCCACTGCAACGGCCGCGGTGTCATCGTGCACATGGAGACGCCGACCGCGATCGGCGGCGGTGGCAACGGCAAGCGCTCGAAGCGCCGCGGTGGCCGCGGTGAGTTCGACCAGCACGACCACGAGGTCGAGACGGTCGAGACCGAGGGCTTTGAATCCGAGGCGGAGGTGGCCGCCGAGGCCGCCGCGCCGCGGGCGCTGCCCGAGCCGGAGTTCGTCGCGGACGAGGAGCTCTACAGCAGCCCGGCCGAGGCCGAGGCCGCCGCGGGCATCAGCGGCCGTCGCAACCGGCGCCGTGCCACCCGCAAGGCGACCGCTCCGGCGGGCGCCCCGCGCGGTGCGGTGACCCCGGAGCAGGCTCCGGCCCCCGTGGCCGAGGTCGTCGCCGAGCCGGTGACCGAGCCGGCCGACACCGTCCTGGAGCCGGCCGCCGAGGTCGTCGCCGAGGTCGTGGAGGCGGTGGAGGTCGTGGAGACGGCCCCGGCCGCTCCCGTCGAGGAGGCCGCGCCGAAGGGCCGTACCCGTCGCCGCGCGACCCGTAAGGCCACCGCCCCGGCGGGCGCCCCGGCCCCCGCGGCCGAGGTGGCCCCGGAGCCGGTCGTCGTGCCGGAGCCGGAGCCGGTCGTGGAGCCCGAGCCCGTCGTCGAGCCCGAGCCGGTCGCCGTGGTCGAGGAGGCCCCCGTGGCGGAGGCCGCACCGGCCCGTCCGCGCCGGCGTGCCACCCGTAAGGCCACCGCACCCGCCGGTTCCCCGGCAGGCGCGGCCGAGGCCGCCGTGGTGGTCGTCGAGGCCCCGGTGACCGAGCCGGCGACGCCGGCGGAGGAAGCCGCACCGGCCGAGGAGACCGTCGAGGCCGCACCGGCCAAGAAGGCCGCCCGGAAGGCCCCGGCCAAGAAGGCGACCACGGCGAAGAAGGCCCCGGCCAAGAAGGCGGCGGCCGCCAAGAAGACCGTGGCCAAGAAGGCGGCCACGACCAAGAAGACCGCGGCGAAGCGGACGACGAAGAAGACCGCGGCGGCGGAGCAGCAGACGCCGCCGTCCGTCTCGGCTCCGACCGAGGGCTGA